The Apium graveolens cultivar Ventura chromosome 3, ASM990537v1, whole genome shotgun sequence sequence attcaaacTTTATTTTGTCATTTATTTAGTTAGGTAATGATACTTTATactttatattttatatatttgtAATTAGTCTAATATTAGATTATAAGTTTTTACTTATGAATTGAATGGCAGGAAGATAGTAGTTGATAAATAGATGTAGTTTCTACACATTTTATTGTGAAATATTTTTCATTGATGAGGTAAATATTAATGGTCGTAGAAATGATAAGATTTCGTGTGAAAGAAATGACGTCAGCCTATGTTTTAGTTATAGAAACATACTTTGTTTTACCTATAGAAATATCGATAGATATACTTACATTTTTAGTTATTGGAATTGTTATAATTTGGGCACCCTTTTGAGAGACATCCAAAGGAAAAAAACATATTTGTTGCTATTGTTAGTTTTGTATTGTTGATAAACAAGTTATTAACAAAAAGGAAAcaattttaaatgatattttataAATCTCGAGCGCGCAAGGCAAAATTAAAATGATCCAAAATGGATTCATTTGAGAAATGAAAAAATGGAATCATTAGGTTGGTAAATTGAAATCTTTTAGATATAATATACACAATTTGTCTATATTAATGACCAATTACTTACCTGTCAAACATCACGCAACTAGAGTCACGaattatttatttgttaaattaAATTTGCTTTCTATTTTTTTACCATAACAAGATAGCTAATGGTACTGTTTTTGGTAAATTTATCTATTACTACGGGAAATGAGAGTGAGTTTAAGGATGATCCTTGATGCAAACTTTCGCACCAATGGTGGTGGCACTAAGGATCTGCCCTTAGACCCATTTTAGAGTTAGTATTTTGTTGCCACATAGTTAGAAGGTGCTTTAGTATGCTCTCTGCCGCACTTTTATGTTATCACTTTACTCTGTGTACGGGAAATTTAACTTGGCCTCTACTATTACATCTTAGTTAAGTCCTTCTGTCAATTGATTTTTCTTACATGAGCAATCAATTATTTCTTTGTGAAGGTTACGGCTTATCATGAAAAGGTTATCTATTTATCACGAAGCTGAAGTCGATTCTGATATACATAGATGATTGGTGACATTTTACCGTTTCTGTTAGTGTGGTCCTCTGAACAATTTTTGTGACAAACTTGGCCAATCTTAATGGAGTGCAACAGGGATGAAGCCACAAGGGCCAAGGATATTGCTGAGAGGAGGTTTTTGGAAAAGGACTACACAGGGGCAAAAAAATTTGCATTAAAGGCCCAGAATCTATATCCTCAGCTGGATGGTATTTCTCAGCTGTTGGCAACATTAGATATATACATTTACTCGGAGAATAAAATCAATGAGGAAGTTGATTGGTACGGGGTTCTTGGTGTGAATCCATTGGATACTGAAGATGCCATACGGAAACAATATCGAAAGTTAGCTTTAATACTTCATCCTGATAAGAATAAAGCAAAAGGAGCTGATGGGGCTTTCAATCTTATATCACAAGCTTGGAATCTGTTGTCTGATAAAGCCAAAAGATCGGCGTATGACCAAGCTTTACACAATCAACCTCGATTTGGGGGATCATCGGTATTACCAGGGCAAAATGGTTTTTACAATTTTGCACAAGGTTCAAACATGAATGCTCCAAAGGATAATACTGCCTCTACCCCCTCGGCTTCTAATAAACAGAAACCAACATCTTCTCCATCTCACGACGAGAAACCAACTTCTCAGTCTCATCAACATAAATCCAATACAGTTCCTTCTTCATCTCATAAGCAGAGGCCACCTAATGCTCCTGCTAAATCTCACAAACGGAAGCGGGTGCCTATTGTGCCTGATCCGCCTCAAGAACCAAAGCAAACTACCTTTTGGACAGCATGTCATGGATGCAAGATGCAATATGAGTATCCTAGAATGTATATCAACCGTAATCTACTCTGTCCAAATTGCCGTGAGCCTTTTTTTTCATTTGAAATCGCACCACCTCCTGCAAAGAGGGAAACTGTAGCTCATCATCAGAAGTTTAGCAAGAGCAAATTGTCAGGAGTAAACAAGTCTGCAAGTGCAAATGTGACATCAGGAGATGGTGATAATCATGATAAATTCCAATGGGCTCCATTTTCTAAAACAGCTGCTGCTGCTTCTGCCGCTCAAGCAGCATGCGTGGTCCAGCATGCATATGAGAAGGTAAAGAGGGAGCGTGTAGAAGCACAGGCAGCAACTAAAAGAGAGGAGGCTTTGCGAAAAAAGAAGCATGCCTCTGACATGGCGGATGGCAGTTTATCAAATGAGAAATCTGATGATGACATGGAAGAGCTGGGCGATGATGTAATGTCTGAATATCTAAATTACATGGGTAATGGAGCAGGCAACTTACCTGGTCTTAAACAGTTTAATTTTAAACAACTTAAAGTTCGTAAATCCATGAAGCCTCCAAGGAACTGTGATTCCTCTAATGTCCAAAGTCTGCATCCTTTAACCATGAAGGCCAGGAAGGAAATTCTCAAGAGAGTGAAGGAATGGAATTCAACTCCTGTAACAAAATCATTATTAGCCAATGTAAGACTGATTGATAATGATTTAGAGAAGAAAAAGGACTATCAGATCATCAACGGGGTAAGAAAAACTGATACTAGCCAGACATTCCATGCATTAGATGAGAACCCTGCTAATAAGTCTATGCTTGGTGCTTTACGCGGTAAGATAGATAGGACGCCAATGTCAATGGAAGTTCCAAATTCAGATTTTTATGATTTTGACAAATATAGAAGTGAAAATTGTTTTGAAGAAAATCAAGTGTGGGCCGCGTATGACAATGATGGAATGCCGCGGTATTATGGCATGGTTGACCAAGTTCTATGTTTGGATCCGTTTGAGGTCAAGATAAATTGGCTTTGTTTTAAACACAACGGTGACTTGGGCACACTAGGTTGTATTGGTTTTGCTTTCTCCAAGACATGTGGTGATTTTACAGTAGGGAAACAGGAAATTATCGAGTCCGTCAATTCTTTCTCTCACAAGGTCAAGTGGACAAAAGGCTTGGAAGGGTGTGTTCAAATTTATCCCAGGATCGGAGATGTTTGGTGTCTTTACAAGAATTGGTCTCCAGAATGGAATGAGTTGACAGCAGATGAAATTTTACGTCAATATGATATAGTACAAATTCTAGACGATGCCTCCGACGAGGAAGGAAATTGCATTGTCGTGATTCCATTAGTGAAAGTTGCTGGGTTTAAGACCGTGTTTCACCCTCATTTGGACCACGACGAGATACGGAGGATTCCTAAAGGAGAAATATTTAGGTTTTCACATCAAATTCCTTCTCAGTTAATTACAGGTCCAGAAGTTCCATGGGTTTGCTTTGAACTAGATCCTGCGGCTACTCCTTCTCAATATCTGCATGTAATAGCTGATTCTGATTTTACCAGTGCAGAAATCACGGGAAATGAAGAAATTTTTTATCAACAAGATATACTAGTTGAGAGTGTTAAAAATTGTAAAACGGTGGAAGAGGATTTAGACGGGAAAGATATGTAAATTTGTTTTGAAAGGCTTTTTAGTCAATATATCTTGATTGAGAGATTTTTATGACAAGTACTAGAAAACTACCGGTCGATCATATTCTGTCAGTATTTATTAGTCTGCAATGCATTTTCATGAGTTATGTACAGCAGTTCGCAAACCGAGCCGCTCGCGAACAATGCTCGAGCTCGACTCGTTAGGGGTtcggttcggctcggttcgttaaggCTCGAATACAAAATATGTTCGTTAAGAAAAtgagctcgagccgagcttttggcatgttcggctcgagctcggtTCGAACTTGGCTcggttcggctcgagctcggctcgatttttttcttctaaaaaatagttatatatatatttgattattatgaattttattcagattttttttaaataattttaaattattgaacCATATAAATGTCAAAAcatatattttagtaatttgaaaaaaatccagacattaaaaattaattttttattatgatattttaataattaacaagtgaTTTGACTATTACTGGTAGGTTGTAACTAATATTTATTTCctaattggtgtttcgatttttttaaaattatttataaacgATTCAACCATACgaatgtcaagatctatatatttaagtgatataataaaaattttaggaaaaatgaatatatttggtttgttattttaacaattaaccagtagtttgaccagtacttttATTTAGTCctatattgatgtttcgattttttttaaaatatttatgaataatccaaccggacggatgttaagatatattaattttagtgatacgacaaattttttagaaaaaaataattatatttggtttattattttaacagtcaaccagtgtTTTGACAtatacttgtaactagtgtttagtctcgtattaatgtttcaatttttttaaaaatatttatgaatgatccaaccgtacggatgttaagaccgatatattttaatgatatgataaaaaaatttaaaaaaactaaatttattttgtttgttattttgataaTCAATCAATGGTTTGAAtaatacttgtaactagtgtttagtcttatattaatatttaattttttttaaagataattataaatgatccaaccgtatggatgttaagatctaatattttagtgatatgacaaatttttagaaaaaaataaatatatttggtttgttattttgaTAATCAACCAATGGTTTGAACAATACTTGTAACTAGTATTCCGTCTCGTattaatattttgatttttttaaaaaaatatttatgaatgatccaaacgTACGGATGTTATGATCTATAttttttagtgacatgataaaaagtttagaaaaaataaatttattttgtttgttattttgataatcaaccaatggtttgaacaatacttgtaactagtgtttagtctcgtattaatatttcaatttttttaaaaatatttatgaatgatctaactgtacggatgttaagatctaatattttagtaatatgacaattttttagaaaaaaataaatgtatttggtttgttattttgaTAATCAAGCAATGGTTTGAACAATACAtattactagtgtttagtctcatattaatgtttaaATTTGTAagaaaatatttatgaatgatctaaccgtacgaatgttaagatctatatattttagtgatatgacaaaatttttaggaaaaaatagatgtatttggtttgttattttaacagtcaaccggtgttttgacctatacttgtaactagtgtttagtctcgtattaatgtttcaatttttttaaaaatatttataaatgacccaactgtacggatgttaagatctatatattttaatgatatgacaaaaaatttagaaaaaaaaatattttgtttgttattttgacaatcaaccaatggtttgaacaatacttgtaactagtgtttaggctcatattaatatttcattttttaaaaaaaatatttatgaatgatccaaccgtacagatgttaggatcaatatattttagtgatatgacaaaatttttagaaaaaaataaaagtatttggtttgttattttaacagtcaaccgggGTTTTGACCAGAATTTTTTACTTCAGCTCGGCTTGGCTCGTTTTGATGAAGAAAGCTCGTGTACGGCTCGGTTCGACTCAGCTCGATTTTGTTCGATAAaaactcgtgttcggctcgttcgtTAACGAGATCGAGCTCGAACACGGTTTCCTGTTCGTAAAGAAAGCTCAGCTCGGTTTGCTTCTTCAGAGAAAAAACTAAAGCTCGGTTCGGTTCGATCAAAattcggctcggctcggttcgtgaacagctcTAGACTTATCCATTTGACCGCAAAAAGTCAAATAAATCAAAAGTTATGGGACAGAAGGAGTATATTAACTACAGTG is a genomic window containing:
- the LOC141713503 gene encoding uncharacterized protein LOC141713503 gives rise to the protein MECNRDEATRAKDIAERRFLEKDYTGAKKFALKAQNLYPQLDGISQLLATLDIYIYSENKINEEVDWYGVLGVNPLDTEDAIRKQYRKLALILHPDKNKAKGADGAFNLISQAWNLLSDKAKRSAYDQALHNQPRFGGSSVLPGQNGFYNFAQGSNMNAPKDNTASTPSASNKQKPTSSPSHDEKPTSQSHQHKSNTVPSSSHKQRPPNAPAKSHKRKRVPIVPDPPQEPKQTTFWTACHGCKMQYEYPRMYINRNLLCPNCREPFFSFEIAPPPAKRETVAHHQKFSKSKLSGVNKSASANVTSGDGDNHDKFQWAPFSKTAAAASAAQAACVVQHAYEKVKRERVEAQAATKREEALRKKKHASDMADGSLSNEKSDDDMEELGDDVMSEYLNYMGNGAGNLPGLKQFNFKQLKVRKSMKPPRNCDSSNVQSLHPLTMKARKEILKRVKEWNSTPVTKSLLANVRLIDNDLEKKKDYQIINGVRKTDTSQTFHALDENPANKSMLGALRGKIDRTPMSMEVPNSDFYDFDKYRSENCFEENQVWAAYDNDGMPRYYGMVDQVLCLDPFEVKINWLCFKHNGDLGTLGCIGFAFSKTCGDFTVGKQEIIESVNSFSHKVKWTKGLEGCVQIYPRIGDVWCLYKNWSPEWNELTADEILRQYDIVQILDDASDEEGNCIVVIPLVKVAGFKTVFHPHLDHDEIRRIPKGEIFRFSHQIPSQLITGPEVPWVCFELDPAATPSQYLHVIADSDFTSAEITGNEEIFYQQDILVESVKNCKTVEEDLDGKDM